DNA from Triticum aestivum cultivar Chinese Spring chromosome 7D, IWGSC CS RefSeq v2.1, whole genome shotgun sequence:
ATCGTCTACGTTTGCCTTTCATCTGCCTTTTCTTCATTTCTTGGTCCTCCGTTTTTAGTCTGCCTGACATCATTTCGCCTTGCAGAGTCTCTGTTGCCTGCGAGTGCAACAAGTGTATTCGTCAGAAGATTGTTCACCTATCAACTTTGGATTACAACATTATTATGAATCCAGGCCCGTCGATGCACGTACCTCTCATTGCTGAAGGCGTCACCAAGCAAAGGTCAAAAGGGTAGAACTCGTCCAATCTGGTTTGTACTCCTGCATGTCCCAAACCAATGTATTCAGTAACTACATTCTTTTCAGTCATGTAGTTAGCACATTCTAAGTTACACCATACTACCTGTCGTTTGCCCTATCAATGTCGCTCCCCCATGACCAGCAGCATGCACTTGTGCTTCACCACCAGACACCGTCGTCGCCTCTCTGACCTGCTCGTCTGTGGTTACACAAAACAGAGTCATGCATCAGTTAGTCGGTCGCCACACTGGATTGATTTCTAACACAACGACTATGTCCTTACTGCTTTATACTCACCGTTCTGGTTGTAAAGTGCCTGGTACATATGAGCAATTCCATTATCCCTTTCTACTTGATCGTTTGTCTTCCATTCCTCCTCTTGCTGGCAGAGTTTTGCCAGATCCGCATCTTTCCGCTGCTGCTCAATGGCATCCTTTTCTTGTTCCTCATGACATTTCTTCGCGAACTCTTTATATTTTTCTTCCTGCTCCCTCAGCCTCCTGTCAGTCTCGACCAGCTCTTCGTGCTCGGGGTCAGTCCAAATTTCATTTACAAGATCTTCACTGCTATCACTGTCAATTACATACACGATTCTTTGCGATGCTCTGACTGATATGTCTCTGATCAATGCATGGGATACCTCATCCTCCACATCTGCATTAATGTACAAAGGTCACTCTTAGTGAATTGTTAATAATTTCTCTTACTCCTGCATGGGATTTTAGAAAACGCAATTACTAGCATAATAGTATTAGTTACTCACACTCTTCATACAGCTCATACTGAAGCTGGGTCGCGCACTCCTTGTCAATGTCCACGGAAAGGGTTTGTTCTTGGCGTGGCCCATGATCCTCTCGCTTCACACTTTCATCACTTGAATTTCCATGCAATCTTCCCCCATCTACAACACAAAGCTGCATCGTGCTGATCTCATGTAGTATCCCGGCAATTTCATCTGCATCGCATGACAGACAAGTTAAATTTGTTATGAGTACTTCCCAATTCTCCAACCTAGAATCAGCGATAGCCGTTCTGTCCGATATCTGTATTGCGATCCATAATAGATAGCCCAACAATGGCACCAGGGGCAGAGGTATCAGCAGGAATGGCCGTCACAACATCCGCTACTGCTACTGTTGCCCGCATTGCAGGTGCTAAATGTCACCAATCCACAACAGCAAGATATTAGTCAGCAACATTATCTTTTGCTGAAGCACAAACCGGTGTATCAACAAAGCGTACCATCAGCATCCCGCAATGGATCCCCTGTTGTGGCTCAGTGCGGAGGTTATCTGTGTGGTGCAAACACTTGTTAGCACGTCAGAACATGAAGGACATCATAATGGCAAACTAGGTGTTCGATTTGCTCACCTTGTGTCCTTAGGTTACGGACAGTTCTCCTAGAAGGCCGCTCACCCCGTGCACGCTCATCCTCATTGCTATCTGACGATTCCATGTCCGATTCTTCTACAGCAACCTTCTTCCCCTTTTCCTTAGCACTCAGGCGTGGAGAATGCCTCACACCTGGCACCCCCCTGGTCGGTGCTGTCATAGACACTGGTGCCACAGCAGTAGTTTCTGGAATCCTTTCGATATCTGATTGTTCAAGCATTTGTACCACATCATTAACGTGTGAAACCAGGTATCCGCAAATGAGAATGGAAACAGAATTATTGCTAGGGGGTCTCGTGTTTCATTTCGGGTGTCCTCGGCCATGGAACCAGTCCCAATACCTGTACTGTCATTGTCACCAACTTGACCCACCTCTTCTACATTGTCCTGCAGAATTTTATTCAGTGTTTAAAATTTATTTCATGTCACAACATGGCCAATTAAGTACTAAGTGCGACAAACTGCACTCACAAGTGAAATGCTGCCTGCCATTAGCGGATGCCACATCAACTCCATCTTTCTTATGTATCCTTCAGGTCTAGTCTGTACCAAATAATAAAAAATAGGGCACAGTAACATATCAATTAGTTAATTCAGATCACATTATGATTGCTTTTCTTAAACTGCTACTTACTCTGTAAGCAGCTGGTTTAGCTTTCAGAAGCTTAATCAACATGTCCACTTGATCTTGTGTGTAGGCTGCAATCCTGGGCGCCATGTTTGAACACAAATTGTGCCTCCCAAAGTCCAGTCAATCCAGGACAAAGTACTGGAAAAAAAGTTAGTACAAAAGGCATCAAGCTTTGTTGGATCACAAAAACAAAAAGGGGACAGGAGAATGATTGGATCAGAAAGGTAAATTCCAAGATGTCCAAATAAAGTGGGCATCCACCCAAGATGGAATGGTCCATGCCAGATCCTATGTCGCCATGCAGCCTCCTTGCACCCCTCCTAGTATTCTCAAAAAAGTACGCACCCCAGTTGTATGTCCCATTCTGTGTTAGATCTTGCATCACTAGCAAGATCTCCTCAGGAATGGCTTGAACTGACTGCCTGGGAGCCATGAATGTTGCGCATACCACAATGGTCATAGCAACCACGAAAGCAACAGTGTCTTCCCTGTTCATGCTGCAGGGGTTGATTCTGCTAATCACCCCTCTGTAGTCTTGCACACTAACAGCCCCTGTCCCTTGAAGCCGCAAGAACTTCCTGATGGTGGCCATCAGTTCAGATCTGTGTTGCGGCGCTCCGAACTCCACTAGCCTACCTCTACCACTCACACCAAATATCCTAACAGCGTCCCTCACAGTGATTCTTCGGATTTCACCATCAAAAAATACAAAAGTCATCGTCCTCGGGTGCACTCTAGCTCGCAGAGAGGCATAGAACTTACGATCTACTGGACCGGCGTACCGATTTGTGAGTAGACCTGCCAGTCCAGTGGGGATAGCTATGGTGTAGAACACTAGGCCAATATTTGCGAGCGGTGGGGTGGCGAACATGCTCGCGTACGTAGCGCGCCTCCGAAGCTCCACCACAGGCGCTCCATGGCCGGACACTACCACGGCCAAGCTCCTGATCTACCGCCGTCATCCACCTCATCCACTGATCTACGTCGTTTCCGGCTACCCGGCGTTTCATCGGTCGTCATCGAGCTCCTGCATTCAAAGAAACCATGCCGTACAGACCACCACATGTCACAGGTGAGCTCCCCAAGCAAGAAAGATGgtgaaataagagagagagagagagagagagagagagagagagagagagagagagagagagagagagagatggcggAGCAGATTAGTGGCGCCGTCGTCTGCGCTCACTACTCACCACTGAGCCGCTTTCTCACGGTGGCCGGCCACCAGATCTACGGTGGTTTCCCAGCCACaactcactcttcttcttcctgttGAGGAGTGGGGAAGTGGGGAGGGGAATGCTGTGAGCAGCAGCTCAACAGTGCACCCCACAGTGGTAAAAAGGCTCCCCGGTTTCCATGAGCCCACCTGCCCTCTGACACGAATTTACAGCAGCGGTAAATAAATTAACCTTTTTTACCAACATTGTGGTGGGATACAGATATTTCTGTTTCAGCTAGCTGGGCGGGAAGTTTCCCGCGCGCACCACTCCCATCCCCAATTATATTTTTTCCCTAATTTTCCCACAAACCCAGCGAGTTATTTTTTTCACATTGTTCAAATGTCATTAATTACAAGGCGAGTTTACATTTTAAATCACTTGCATACTTCTATTTTGGGACCAGCGCGACAACTCGAACACTACGTACATCTAGTAATCAACATCTGTTCGGTCGGCCCCTTGCCACAAATGACAAACACAGAGGATGTTTGCCATGGACCGCTCCCCATCGTCCTGGTACTGCTTCCAACACCACAAGCGCGATATCCGGGCGCCCATGCACAAGAACAGAAAAAGGGGCCCACATATGCATGCAGACTAGTCTTCCCAGTCATGCATGCAGCATGCAACTACCGTGTGCTGAATATTAAAATGCTAGTCCCAAGCCAACACTAGATTTATCCACAATCCAGCCACTAATCACCGGTGTCGATGCTTAAAATATAATTAGACAGCAGTCATTCTCAGGTTGGTCTTTCAATATTAGCATTACCATCACACCCACCTACCATACATACGTACCTAACACCATACCACACATGCTTATACAAAATACACCATCAGCCACTAGCGATAGGTATAAAGATTAAGCTCAACCGTACTCGAGGCAAGTCTAAGCTGCTAAATTAAACTTTATACTGGCGTCGGCTAGCCCAGCCGTTGACGCTTTTGTGGCGCACTAtctacttcttcctcctcctcgtcgtcgtcctcgccgaAACCCACGCCAGCGCCTGAGACTCATCGCCATCATCAACTCCAACGGGATCCGGGACGCCAATCCAAGCGACA
Protein-coding regions in this window:
- the LOC123166836 gene encoding uncharacterized protein isoform X1, whose amino-acid sequence is MQLCVVDGGRLHGNSSDESVKREDHGPRQEQTLSVDIDKECATQLQYELYEEYVEDEVSHALIRDISVRASQRIVYVIDSDSSEDLVNEIWTDPEHEELVETDRRLREQEEKYKEFAKKCHEEQEKDAIEQQRKDADLAKLCQQEEEWKTNDQVERDNGIAHMYQALYNQNDEQVREATTVSGGEAQVHAAGHGGATLIGQTTGVQTRLDEFYPFDLCLVTPSAMRGNRDSARRNDVRQTKNGGPRNEEKADERQT
- the LOC123166837 gene encoding uncharacterized protein, which translates into the protein MAPRIAAYTQDQVDMLIKLLKAKPAAYRTRPEGYIRKMELMWHPLMAGSISLDNVEEVGQVGDNDSTDIERIPETTAVAPVSMTAPTRGVPGVRHSPRLSAKEKGKKVAVEESDMESSDSNEDERARGERPSRRTVRNLRTQDNLRTEPQQGIHCGMLMHLQCGQQ